Proteins encoded together in one Campylobacter concisus window:
- a CDS encoding pyridoxamine kinase, translating to MKRILTIQDISCVGKCSLTVALPIISAQGIEACILPTALLSTHTGFKNFTFRDLTDEFDAITQVWHKEGISFDGIYTGFLGSFRQLELIERVFAEFDSGSLLRLVDPCMGDNGKLYHGFDEKFVAKMRELCTKAHVITPNITEASFMCAKSFLSDGYGEDYILELLEGLASFGAQKIVLKGIRYRQNECGIIAYDAKTKEKVEYFHEYLPFHASGTGDIFASVLFGSLINGESMQNAIKKAANFVLESIKITLKDDNRTWYGVQFEKLLRNF from the coding sequence ATGAAGCGAATTTTAACTATACAAGACATCTCGTGCGTGGGCAAATGCTCGCTCACCGTCGCACTTCCCATAATCAGCGCCCAAGGCATCGAGGCGTGCATCTTACCAACGGCACTGCTCTCAACTCACACTGGCTTTAAAAATTTCACTTTTCGTGATTTGACTGATGAATTTGACGCTATAACGCAGGTTTGGCACAAAGAGGGCATCAGCTTTGATGGAATTTACACTGGATTTTTAGGTAGTTTTAGGCAGCTTGAGCTTATAGAGAGGGTCTTTGCTGAGTTTGATAGTGGCTCTTTGCTAAGGCTTGTGGATCCTTGTATGGGCGATAATGGCAAGCTCTATCACGGATTTGATGAGAAATTTGTGGCAAAGATGAGAGAGCTTTGCACAAAGGCACACGTCATCACGCCAAACATAACTGAGGCAAGTTTTATGTGTGCAAAGTCATTTTTAAGCGATGGATACGGCGAGGATTACATTTTAGAGTTGCTTGAGGGCTTGGCTAGTTTTGGCGCGCAAAAGATCGTTTTAAAGGGCATTAGGTATAGGCAAAATGAGTGTGGCATCATAGCATATGACGCAAAGACGAAAGAAAAAGTGGAGTATTTTCACGAGTATTTGCCATTTCACGCAAGTGGCACCGGGGACATTTTCGCTTCAGTGCTTTTTGGCTCGCTCATAAATGGTGAAAGCATGCAAAATGCTATCAAAAAGGCAGCAAATTTTGTGCTTGAGAGCATCAAGATCACGCTAAAAGATGATAATCGCACGTGGTATGGTGTGCAGTTTGAAAAATTGCTTAGAAATTTTTAG